The Mycobacterium haemophilum DSM 44634 sequence GCCGCGAATCAGGCAAAAAGTCGAACAGTTCGACCACTGGGTCCGCGAAGAGCGATTCGGGGTCGAGTTCGGGATCCAGCGAGAAGTCTGGGTCCAGCGAGAAATCAAGCAGCTCCGCTGCGCCGGCCACCGCGGCGGCTTCGAGCTAGCCGGTTATCCACAAGGCGATTTCTGACCGGCATCGCCGGCGCTGCGCAGCGCTTACCGTTGCGGCGTGGGGGAATCATCGCTGAATCCAAGCCTATTCAGCCGAATATCGACCGCGTTGCGTCCGGACTGGACCCGGACCGTGCTGGCTCGGCGAGCCGCCGCCGGCGGGCTAGTCATGCTGGCCGGCGTTGCGGCGCTGCGGTCGAATCCAGACAGTGATCGTGCCGTGGTGGTAGTTGCCGCCCGCGACCTGCGGCCCGGCACCGCGTTGACTCCCGACGATGTCCGCCTCGAGAAGCGTTTGGCAACAACGGTTCCCGATGGTTCGCAAGCCGACCTAGGTGCCGTGGTCAGCTCGACGCTGGCCAGCCCAACACGGCGCGGCGAAGTGCTCACCGATGTCCGTTTGCTGGGGACTCGGCTAGCGGAGTCGACGGCCGGGCCGGGCGCCCGTATCGTGCCGCTGCATCTGACGGACAGCGCTCTGATCGACCTGGTCCGGGTCGGCGATGTGGTCGATGTGCTGGCTGCACCGGCCAACGACGCGCCGGCAGTCAGCAAGGTACTGGCCACCGACGCCGTCGTGGTTCTCGTGTCGGCCAAGCAGAAAGTCCAGGCCGCAGACGCCGACCGCGTCGTGTTGGTGGCGCTTCCGGCTCGCGTGGCGAATACGGTGGCGGGCTCGGCGCTTGGCCAGACGGTGACCTTGACCCTGCACTGAGTACCGCGACGACGCCTAGGTCGGCACGAATTCCCTAACCCGATTGCGCATGGCTGCAGCGAACCCTA is a genomic window containing:
- a CDS encoding SAF domain-containing protein, producing MGESSLNPSLFSRISTALRPDWTRTVLARRAAAGGLVMLAGVAALRSNPDSDRAVVVVAARDLRPGTALTPDDVRLEKRLATTVPDGSQADLGAVVSSTLASPTRRGEVLTDVRLLGTRLAESTAGPGARIVPLHLTDSALIDLVRVGDVVDVLAAPANDAPAVSKVLATDAVVVLVSAKQKVQAADADRVVLVALPARVANTVAGSALGQTVTLTLH